The following coding sequences are from one Pyxidicoccus xibeiensis window:
- a CDS encoding CARDB domain-containing protein encodes MRSLTFLLLLLPLPAFAQEFGPAYHLSGGYMAPMGVAVDAQAPSRVLVTDLLGAAAYYAPVGAVTMAPAFTAFGHMSAPMSVERLDLPTGIAADGAGSVYVLDSGVGEVQRFVRAPAPVDTYVHEPAFVAATGRSAAGRPFAGAQDLAVDGMGRLYVLDAGRQRILTAVGAAATGWTVYREDTGIPRSCSGLDVSPGGERVFLACGGEQPIVEVPRDMLLPLRVRGMSGVGPGQLRDPHDVVLRSPDELVVADTGNHRLALLSLSTGAQTEFVPAGGLSQPERLALHAGNLYITDTARAELVALVSGAASAAEVFVRDFAGDTGEEPAAGPLPPGPELATPDILVRNTPNVDLERAARDGLDAYEFHTPRMGQNNYVYVAVRNRAAATALGASVQLYTTTPGSAHAFPADYSRDDFFSEYHAPDDNRPRHTLEVERVPAATGAGTSLVPGVTVVGPLIWRPRAPRDAPTWDGRVDLLVSLVLPGDETVAGPGLERVRRSNNLGLRRFTVQRGPAPTGDQNALVVVAHFRGQDARVDPAQVRLRLMQLGPWLAEASGGRAALRWELAGPFELSGLRADYESADQDPLMELTRELLQRVDPALLDGPTASPDDDVKRLLVVVNDEAFAVDRATPGAWPYEVNGVTRWLSTSVHGPLSELPEYAHGFSHQFGLQDLHLYPGAEVLPGLKVPLGWDPMALPAAPARAAPVHPLAASKSLATWLDPGGGDILFIPRAPRTGAGSIRLLYPGAAASAGSYRAVAIGLTPFVTSFEAERNFYFVEPRSLSAGGLDARLPAGAEGVLVYAVNRDIPQGEGAMVVTDHVFSTPGVEDALVPLGLTENIPGLGLAVRVMARREGASGGYDVQVDYAPPATTEVAIDQNPEVPWLSPDIWVDAPTNGTEMNPQAALPGTEQPVGATDNWLYARVHNRGGVSAYNVEVKFSLSDPNHALGPSDQFVTYRSVIIPEIPAGGSVNARVLWRPAQSEDPHRCVLVQLRRLVNDSNPANNEAQQNFTLAQSSGTPMDGMLRRTLLYSATGLEGAPGVGFTPAKLAFQLHNTLPEGELVYFRAQGVPEGWEHSVWPAKQWLPPGEYAFGGLEVKPPDKAPLCKDVPVHISAWARRSDTLVRLGGATLEVALRERTDTTLTLGVSKCDPKEYQNKRPCMRVKLQGCTTPKRPLEALSVRLREPSGMLVHHQVGTDTAGCFVVTHRAFEGGEWEATALYPGTQCSGSARASKGFYLDLMQTGDQDGDGLPDKDEFTGDADGDGLLNHQDPDSDNDQVLDGKEKPGDVDLDGLPNVLDKDS; translated from the coding sequence ATGCGCTCGCTCACCTTCCTCCTGTTGCTGCTCCCGCTGCCCGCTTTCGCGCAGGAGTTTGGCCCCGCCTACCACCTGTCCGGCGGCTACATGGCCCCCATGGGCGTCGCGGTGGACGCCCAGGCCCCGAGCCGCGTCCTCGTGACGGACCTGCTCGGCGCGGCTGCCTACTACGCGCCCGTGGGCGCGGTGACGATGGCGCCGGCCTTCACGGCCTTCGGCCACATGAGCGCGCCGATGTCCGTGGAGCGGCTGGACCTCCCCACGGGCATCGCCGCGGACGGGGCGGGCAGCGTGTACGTGCTCGACAGCGGGGTGGGGGAGGTGCAGCGCTTCGTGCGCGCTCCAGCACCCGTGGATACCTACGTCCATGAGCCCGCCTTCGTCGCGGCGACCGGGCGGAGCGCGGCGGGGCGCCCCTTCGCGGGCGCGCAGGACCTGGCGGTGGATGGCATGGGGCGCCTGTACGTCCTCGATGCCGGCCGCCAGCGCATCCTGACCGCGGTGGGAGCCGCCGCCACCGGGTGGACCGTGTACCGCGAGGACACGGGCATCCCACGCTCGTGCTCCGGCCTGGATGTGAGCCCCGGGGGAGAGCGCGTGTTCCTGGCCTGCGGCGGCGAGCAGCCCATCGTCGAGGTGCCGCGCGACATGCTGCTGCCGCTGCGCGTGCGGGGCATGTCAGGCGTGGGCCCGGGGCAGCTCAGAGACCCGCATGACGTGGTGCTGCGCTCGCCGGACGAGCTCGTCGTGGCCGACACCGGCAACCACCGCCTGGCGCTGCTCTCGCTGAGCACCGGCGCGCAGACCGAGTTCGTCCCGGCGGGCGGCCTGTCCCAGCCCGAGCGGCTCGCGCTGCACGCGGGGAACCTCTACATCACCGACACGGCGCGCGCGGAGCTCGTGGCGCTGGTGAGCGGGGCCGCGTCGGCGGCGGAGGTCTTCGTGCGCGACTTCGCCGGCGACACCGGGGAGGAGCCCGCCGCGGGGCCGCTGCCGCCAGGGCCCGAGCTGGCGACCCCCGACATCCTCGTCCGGAACACGCCCAACGTGGACCTGGAGCGCGCCGCGCGCGACGGACTGGACGCGTACGAGTTCCACACGCCGAGGATGGGCCAGAACAACTACGTCTACGTGGCCGTGCGCAACCGCGCCGCCGCCACGGCCCTGGGCGCTTCCGTGCAGCTCTACACCACGACGCCTGGCTCCGCGCATGCCTTCCCGGCCGACTACTCCCGCGACGACTTCTTCAGCGAGTACCACGCGCCCGATGACAACCGCCCTCGCCACACCCTCGAGGTGGAGCGGGTGCCCGCGGCGACGGGGGCGGGGACCTCCCTGGTGCCCGGCGTGACGGTGGTGGGGCCGCTCATCTGGCGCCCGCGCGCGCCTCGCGACGCGCCGACGTGGGACGGGCGCGTGGACCTGCTCGTGAGCCTCGTGCTCCCGGGGGACGAGACGGTGGCGGGCCCGGGGCTGGAGCGGGTGCGCCGGAGCAACAACCTGGGCCTGCGCCGCTTCACCGTGCAGCGCGGCCCGGCTCCCACGGGAGACCAGAACGCGCTGGTGGTCGTCGCCCACTTCCGCGGCCAGGACGCCAGGGTGGACCCGGCCCAGGTGCGCCTGCGGCTCATGCAGCTGGGGCCCTGGCTCGCGGAGGCCAGCGGCGGGCGGGCGGCCCTGCGCTGGGAGCTGGCCGGCCCCTTCGAGCTGAGCGGCCTTCGCGCCGACTACGAGAGCGCGGACCAGGACCCGCTCATGGAGCTGACGCGCGAGCTGCTCCAGCGAGTGGACCCGGCGCTGCTCGACGGGCCCACGGCGAGCCCCGACGATGACGTGAAGCGCCTGCTCGTGGTCGTCAATGACGAGGCCTTCGCCGTGGACCGCGCCACGCCCGGCGCGTGGCCCTACGAGGTGAATGGCGTCACGCGCTGGCTCTCCACCTCCGTGCACGGCCCGCTCAGCGAGCTGCCCGAGTACGCACACGGCTTCAGCCACCAGTTCGGCCTCCAGGACCTGCACCTCTACCCCGGGGCCGAGGTGCTCCCCGGCCTCAAGGTGCCGCTGGGCTGGGACCCCATGGCCCTTCCGGCCGCGCCCGCGCGAGCCGCCCCGGTGCATCCGCTCGCCGCCTCGAAGTCGCTCGCCACCTGGCTGGACCCCGGAGGAGGCGACATCCTCTTCATCCCACGCGCGCCGCGCACCGGCGCGGGCTCCATCCGGCTGCTCTATCCCGGAGCCGCCGCGAGCGCGGGAAGCTACCGCGCCGTCGCCATCGGCCTGACGCCGTTCGTCACCAGCTTCGAGGCCGAGCGCAACTTCTACTTCGTGGAGCCGCGAAGCCTCTCCGCCGGAGGGCTGGATGCGCGGCTGCCCGCGGGCGCCGAGGGCGTGCTCGTCTACGCCGTCAACCGCGACATCCCGCAGGGCGAGGGGGCCATGGTGGTGACGGACCACGTCTTCTCCACGCCGGGCGTGGAGGACGCGCTGGTGCCGCTGGGGCTCACGGAGAACATCCCTGGCCTGGGCCTCGCCGTGCGCGTGATGGCGCGGCGCGAGGGCGCCTCGGGTGGCTACGACGTGCAGGTGGACTACGCGCCACCGGCCACCACGGAAGTCGCCATCGACCAGAACCCGGAGGTGCCGTGGCTGAGCCCGGACATCTGGGTGGACGCGCCCACCAACGGCACGGAGATGAATCCCCAGGCGGCGCTGCCGGGAACCGAGCAGCCCGTGGGGGCCACCGACAACTGGCTCTACGCGCGCGTCCACAACCGTGGCGGGGTGAGTGCCTACAACGTGGAGGTGAAGTTCAGCCTCTCCGACCCGAACCACGCCCTGGGCCCGAGTGACCAGTTCGTCACGTACCGCAGCGTCATCATCCCGGAGATTCCGGCGGGCGGCTCCGTCAACGCGCGCGTCCTCTGGCGCCCGGCGCAGTCCGAGGACCCGCACCGCTGCGTGCTCGTGCAGCTGCGCCGGCTCGTCAACGACAGCAACCCCGCCAACAACGAGGCCCAGCAGAACTTCACCCTCGCGCAGAGCAGCGGCACCCCGATGGACGGGATGCTGAGGCGCACCCTGCTGTACTCGGCGACGGGGCTGGAGGGGGCGCCCGGCGTCGGCTTCACGCCTGCGAAGCTCGCCTTCCAGCTCCACAACACCTTGCCCGAGGGCGAGCTGGTGTACTTCCGTGCCCAGGGTGTCCCCGAGGGCTGGGAGCACAGCGTGTGGCCCGCGAAGCAGTGGCTGCCCCCGGGGGAGTACGCCTTCGGTGGCCTCGAGGTGAAGCCGCCCGACAAGGCGCCCCTGTGCAAGGACGTGCCAGTCCACATCTCAGCCTGGGCCCGGCGCTCCGACACCCTGGTGCGGCTGGGGGGCGCCACGCTGGAGGTGGCGCTGCGCGAGCGCACCGACACCACCCTGACGCTCGGCGTCTCCAAGTGCGACCCGAAGGAGTACCAGAACAAGCGTCCCTGCATGCGCGTCAAGCTCCAGGGCTGCACGACGCCCAAGCGCCCGCTGGAGGCGCTCAGCGTGCGCCTGCGGGAGCCGTCCGGGATGCTCGTCCACCACCAGGTGGGCACGGACACGGCGGGCTGCTTCGTGGTGACCCATCGCGCCTTCGAGGGCGGAGAGTGGGAGGCCACGGCCCTCTATCCCGGCACGCAGTGCTCGGGCTCCGCGCGCGCCAGCAAGGGCTTCTACCTGGACCTGATGCAGACGGGTGACCAGGACGGCGACGGGCTGCCGGACAAGGACGAGTTCACCGGAGACGCCGACGGGGACGGGCTGCTGAACCACCAGGACCCGGACAGCGACAACGACCAGGTCCTCGATGGCAAGGAGAAGCCCGGGGACGTGGACCTCGATGGGCTTCCCAACGTGCTGGACAAGGACTCCTGA
- a CDS encoding PKD domain-containing protein, whose product MRSLQARALPAVLLFLLFAPPALAQRSVGTFSERQLVKTERTYTLQEPGGTRLAFGYSGWLPNCFVSARPSPGGAATVSAPPSSGCPYAGGNFNQYPFQVRFPSLSDLGTWAVTCHFNVNAYYGADANACGYHSGHYGELLSVTYNITVYNDPPRGMVGLSGTPAHNATLTLTTTAEDPDNGGDRTAGLLYFWTVAPRPHHPSTVLSDVGARAPRITFHGEQDLGTWVFTLNVEDNEGERVSLGSVTVDVPNPTPRPIITPPSGRVLVNRAFTLSMDPRDEDGGEYTNIAWDVRRPGTDTWAPPPGTSSQPTLGFTANAPGAWRFRVRVRDNETPPAEGEGELTVMVVNDLPVVTVTGPPISPAKVSVDSPIQLTGAATDPDGGDIAGYRWELLQAPARAGVPIGHVYPALQTLTQTTTLAHAGTWVFRLHAMDDEGEEGSSAPVAIIVDAFPEASVQGPSVVGPGLSGDQAFPLRLREQSSDPDSPCPMDLARCHVFVGGALQAPISGGVTSRGWFLDAFPLEYVGHYRTGPVFEALGDPGIDSSSETLSLGSGQILPGTYRFRLEVRDAEGNRVSASHTVRVLPVQVNPLPHLTATSRFFTEGGVFPASVSISGHGSYDPDDMTDLSSPEPGLGIDQYSWSASPPAGCVAPTPPTDAHAHTWELFPAGATLPAACLGIWRVHLTVTDNDLPTPNTGVLTREYLFGNCRTEGGVCIDRPTQAHPEMVAPDKSRVDIVYSLDEALYRWLLDFPGSYTRISILPASSETAVFSTVRLNETGWYPGQLLLYPWDGRRADGTPVPAGSYDVRVSVFSSGGAELATTRERLAILYEHPTIALTGPAYVRHPSLGPTTPMRVTFQVNGALSMDQVRYRLVNLASPSVEVMSGRLMTWGPAGFIDWTGLSGSVPQAPGEYALTVTAWRGTLQLATATHRFTVYRMQLGPQPGLPAPGLVLMANLDDDNLSGALDSTETSVARENDLVRVALRVEPAGLRGTATLTADGAAPFPVRAWTDPAKTTEHVLPRRFSTPTELVPAEVGVEGVRPGAATLELGFVTHDGVTLSSERMALQIVGLEVMRDTTVPADHVPDAPAFSVVPGLWQDAYAVEVVSPSTLPDGGVGDAGPGVPVYVRNHVSPGQHFIDRDPARFYVRVTDPSANHDPGAVETVEARLGTLDSVPSSLAGGYTDSPDMLALRETGPDTGVFVSASQLLTTNDDLMMNPDDQFRARDNQLGFVADDTTGDRTHRLGFNGAGYLRGGVIALYTSPDGQLHQLEVPTCGRAPEERRVLRLHVHIWNEPFVDIGFLNPLTGMEEGDNDHRFNYADLNGNAVHDVTEPSERYADLSEGQWTFVAGGPGPVLPDGGVGLPAQLNARGPVVSRAQVLEEVAKARLAWAPACVDVQVVDIVEEDAPRDRATGSDVLRDVAVTDVRTGIYEPAVIQEHYAPHMRPDVLEVFYGPLEIFLQHTSAYAVTYFPAVDRLTGSGTSTWILMRPDTPLDRRVLAHEIGHALTNDTDYTGPQWWFFPQVSGDVGDEGDNDLLVMRRFPDSTREAARSVRDAGVDHFSDPGNTLLVQP is encoded by the coding sequence ATGCGTTCGCTTCAAGCCCGCGCGCTGCCCGCCGTGCTCCTGTTCCTGCTCTTCGCACCACCCGCCCTGGCCCAGCGCTCCGTGGGCACGTTCTCCGAGCGACAGCTGGTGAAGACGGAGCGCACCTACACCCTCCAGGAGCCGGGGGGCACGCGGCTGGCCTTCGGCTATTCCGGGTGGCTCCCGAACTGCTTCGTCTCGGCGAGGCCGTCCCCCGGTGGGGCGGCGACCGTCTCGGCCCCTCCCAGCTCGGGCTGCCCCTATGCAGGGGGGAACTTCAACCAGTACCCCTTCCAGGTGCGCTTCCCCTCGCTGAGCGACCTCGGCACCTGGGCGGTGACGTGCCACTTCAACGTGAACGCCTACTACGGCGCAGATGCCAATGCCTGCGGCTACCACAGCGGGCATTACGGCGAATTGCTGTCCGTCACCTACAACATCACCGTCTACAACGACCCGCCGCGCGGCATGGTGGGCCTGAGCGGCACGCCCGCGCACAACGCCACCCTCACGCTGACCACCACCGCCGAGGACCCGGACAACGGGGGCGACCGCACCGCCGGCCTGCTCTACTTCTGGACCGTGGCCCCGCGGCCCCACCATCCGTCGACGGTGCTCTCCGACGTCGGTGCCAGGGCGCCCCGCATCACCTTCCATGGCGAGCAGGACCTGGGCACGTGGGTGTTCACCCTGAATGTCGAGGACAACGAAGGGGAGCGCGTGAGCCTGGGCAGCGTCACCGTGGACGTCCCCAACCCCACGCCCCGGCCCATCATCACCCCGCCGAGCGGACGCGTCCTGGTCAACCGGGCCTTCACGCTCTCCATGGACCCGCGCGACGAGGATGGCGGCGAGTACACGAACATCGCCTGGGACGTGCGGCGCCCGGGGACGGACACGTGGGCTCCTCCCCCTGGCACCTCGTCCCAGCCCACGCTGGGCTTCACCGCCAATGCGCCGGGCGCCTGGCGCTTCCGCGTCCGCGTCCGTGACAACGAGACGCCGCCCGCGGAAGGGGAGGGCGAGCTGACCGTCATGGTGGTGAACGACCTGCCCGTGGTGACGGTGACGGGCCCCCCGATTTCGCCAGCGAAGGTCTCCGTGGACAGCCCCATCCAGCTCACCGGCGCGGCCACGGACCCGGACGGGGGCGACATCGCCGGCTACCGCTGGGAACTGTTGCAGGCCCCCGCGCGCGCGGGCGTGCCCATCGGCCACGTCTACCCGGCCCTCCAGACCCTCACGCAGACCACCACCCTGGCGCACGCGGGCACGTGGGTGTTCCGCCTGCACGCCATGGATGACGAAGGGGAAGAGGGCTCCAGTGCGCCCGTCGCCATCATCGTCGACGCCTTTCCCGAGGCGAGCGTGCAGGGCCCTTCGGTGGTGGGGCCGGGCCTGAGCGGCGACCAGGCCTTCCCCCTGCGGCTGCGCGAGCAGTCGAGTGACCCGGACTCGCCGTGCCCCATGGACCTCGCGCGCTGCCACGTGTTCGTGGGGGGCGCGTTGCAGGCCCCCATCTCCGGGGGCGTGACGTCCCGTGGCTGGTTCCTGGACGCCTTCCCCCTGGAGTACGTCGGCCACTACCGCACCGGTCCCGTCTTCGAGGCACTGGGTGACCCGGGCATCGACAGCAGCTCCGAGACGCTGTCGCTGGGCTCGGGGCAGATTCTCCCCGGCACCTACCGCTTCCGGCTGGAGGTGCGCGACGCGGAGGGCAACCGCGTGAGCGCCTCACATACGGTGCGGGTGCTGCCGGTCCAGGTGAACCCGCTGCCCCATCTCACCGCCACCTCGCGCTTCTTCACCGAGGGCGGGGTGTTCCCCGCGAGCGTCTCCATCAGCGGCCATGGCAGCTACGACCCGGACGACATGACCGACCTGAGCTCTCCGGAACCGGGGCTCGGCATCGACCAGTACTCCTGGAGCGCGAGCCCGCCCGCGGGCTGCGTGGCGCCCACGCCTCCGACGGACGCCCATGCCCACACCTGGGAGCTCTTCCCGGCGGGAGCGACGCTGCCGGCCGCGTGTCTGGGCATCTGGCGGGTGCATCTGACGGTCACCGACAACGACCTGCCCACGCCCAATACCGGGGTGCTGACGCGGGAATACCTCTTCGGCAACTGCCGCACGGAAGGGGGCGTCTGCATCGACCGGCCGACGCAGGCCCATCCCGAGATGGTCGCGCCGGACAAGTCCCGGGTGGACATCGTCTACTCGCTGGACGAGGCCCTCTACCGCTGGCTGCTGGACTTCCCGGGCAGCTACACGCGCATCTCCATCCTGCCCGCCAGCAGCGAGACGGCCGTCTTCAGCACGGTCCGTCTCAACGAGACGGGCTGGTATCCGGGGCAGCTGCTCCTGTACCCGTGGGACGGCCGCCGCGCGGATGGCACGCCGGTGCCCGCGGGAAGCTACGACGTGCGGGTGAGCGTCTTCAGCTCGGGGGGCGCCGAGCTGGCCACCACGCGCGAGCGCCTCGCGATTCTCTACGAGCACCCCACCATCGCCCTCACCGGCCCTGCCTACGTCCGTCACCCGTCCCTGGGGCCCACGACACCCATGCGCGTCACCTTCCAGGTGAACGGCGCCCTGTCCATGGACCAGGTGCGCTACCGGCTCGTCAACCTCGCGTCGCCGTCCGTCGAAGTGATGAGCGGCCGCCTCATGACGTGGGGGCCCGCTGGCTTCATCGACTGGACAGGCCTGTCGGGCAGCGTGCCGCAGGCCCCCGGCGAGTACGCCCTCACCGTGACGGCGTGGCGCGGGACGCTCCAGCTCGCCACCGCCACGCACCGCTTCACCGTGTACCGGATGCAGCTGGGACCCCAGCCCGGCCTGCCTGCCCCGGGCCTGGTGCTGATGGCCAACCTGGATGACGACAACCTGAGCGGCGCGCTGGACTCCACGGAGACCTCCGTGGCGCGCGAGAACGACCTGGTGCGCGTGGCGCTGCGGGTGGAGCCCGCGGGGCTGCGAGGGACGGCGACCCTGACGGCCGACGGTGCGGCCCCCTTCCCGGTGCGGGCCTGGACGGACCCGGCGAAGACCACCGAGCACGTGCTCCCGCGCCGGTTCTCCACTCCGACGGAGCTGGTGCCGGCCGAGGTGGGCGTAGAGGGCGTGCGGCCCGGCGCGGCCACGCTGGAGCTGGGCTTCGTGACTCACGATGGCGTCACCCTCAGCTCCGAGCGGATGGCGCTCCAAATCGTGGGACTGGAAGTGATGCGCGATACCACGGTGCCCGCGGACCACGTCCCGGACGCGCCGGCCTTCTCGGTGGTGCCGGGCCTGTGGCAGGACGCGTACGCCGTGGAGGTGGTGAGCCCGTCCACGCTGCCGGATGGTGGCGTGGGTGACGCGGGCCCTGGCGTTCCCGTCTACGTGCGAAATCACGTCTCGCCGGGGCAGCACTTCATCGACCGGGACCCCGCGCGCTTCTACGTCCGGGTGACGGACCCGTCAGCCAACCACGACCCGGGCGCGGTGGAGACGGTGGAGGCGAGGCTCGGGACGCTGGACTCCGTGCCCTCCAGCCTGGCCGGCGGCTACACGGACTCGCCCGACATGCTGGCTCTGCGGGAGACCGGGCCGGACACCGGCGTGTTCGTGTCCGCCTCGCAGCTGCTCACCACCAACGACGACCTCATGATGAACCCGGACGACCAGTTCCGGGCCCGCGACAACCAGCTGGGCTTCGTGGCGGATGACACGACTGGAGACCGCACCCACCGGCTCGGCTTCAACGGCGCCGGCTATCTGCGCGGGGGCGTGATTGCGCTCTACACCTCCCCGGATGGCCAGCTGCACCAGCTGGAGGTCCCCACCTGCGGCCGAGCCCCCGAGGAGCGGCGGGTGCTGCGCCTGCATGTCCACATCTGGAACGAGCCCTTCGTCGATATCGGGTTCCTCAACCCGCTGACCGGGATGGAGGAGGGCGACAACGACCACCGCTTCAACTACGCGGACCTCAACGGCAACGCGGTTCACGACGTGACGGAGCCCAGCGAGCGCTACGCGGACCTCAGCGAGGGCCAGTGGACCTTTGTCGCTGGGGGGCCCGGGCCCGTGCTCCCGGATGGTGGCGTGGGGCTTCCCGCGCAGCTCAACGCCCGGGGGCCGGTGGTGTCGCGCGCCCAGGTCCTCGAAGAGGTGGCCAAGGCGCGGCTGGCATGGGCCCCCGCGTGCGTGGACGTGCAGGTCGTGGACATCGTGGAAGAGGATGCACCCCGCGACCGCGCCACGGGCTCGGACGTCCTGCGCGACGTGGCTGTCACCGACGTCCGCACGGGCATCTACGAGCCTGCGGTCATCCAGGAGCACTACGCGCCGCACATGCGCCCTGACGTCCTGGAGGTCTTCTACGGCCCACTGGAGATCTTCCTGCAACACACGTCCGCCTACGCCGTCACGTACTTCCCCGCCGTCGACCGCCTGACAGGCTCGGGGACCAGTACGTGGATACTGATGCGGCCGGACACCCCGCTGGACCGCCGGGTGCTGGCGCACGAGATTGGCCACGCGCTGACCAATGACACGGACTACACGGGCCCGCAGTGGTGGTTCTTCCCACAGGTGAGTGGCGACGTGGGTGACGAGGGTGACAACGACCTCCTCGTCATGCGCCGCTTCCCCGACAGCACGCGCGAGGCGGCTCGCTCGGTGCGCGACGCGGGCGTCGATCACTTCAGCGACCCTGGCAACACCCTGCTGGTGCAGCCATGA
- a CDS encoding Rieske 2Fe-2S domain-containing protein → MSESSVREVSERWSAHWYAVARASSLGRDAPLGVVRLGQPRVLWRDASGTAHCADAACPHRGADLRLGRVVRGELECGYHGFRFDGGGACTAMPCEGRDAKPSRALCLRMHPVREAHGFIWAWLGGRGQGALPELPWLPGAPEPGPRAASVEAVWNARFTRVMEGMMDLHHFPFAHRRYAPSAYTRLEPFEVREEGSTIHTTGWLREETGPSGSGLHFDIRVGYPGVVHLRFTPRLQGAVVCTPIDTEHTWICARFRQDSLRVPVLGWLASRMALALEFGFIQPDDYRMVRHSLPRSGALGQGAMVRADRAIVAWHRLHEAALGQHGDTASAS, encoded by the coding sequence ATGAGCGAGAGTTCCGTGCGCGAGGTGTCGGAGCGGTGGAGTGCCCATTGGTACGCGGTGGCGCGTGCGTCGTCGCTGGGGCGGGACGCGCCGCTCGGAGTCGTCCGGCTGGGGCAGCCCCGGGTCCTCTGGCGTGACGCCTCGGGAACGGCGCACTGCGCGGACGCGGCCTGTCCGCACCGGGGCGCCGACCTGCGGCTGGGGCGCGTGGTGCGGGGGGAGCTGGAGTGCGGCTACCACGGCTTCCGCTTCGACGGCGGCGGAGCCTGTACGGCGATGCCGTGCGAAGGTCGCGACGCGAAGCCCTCCCGCGCGCTGTGTCTGCGCATGCACCCGGTCCGTGAGGCGCACGGCTTCATCTGGGCCTGGCTCGGCGGGAGGGGGCAGGGTGCCCTGCCGGAGCTGCCCTGGCTCCCGGGCGCCCCCGAGCCGGGCCCCCGCGCCGCCTCCGTGGAGGCCGTGTGGAATGCCCGCTTCACCCGGGTGATGGAAGGGATGATGGACCTGCACCACTTTCCATTCGCACACCGGCGCTACGCTCCCTCGGCCTATACGCGGCTGGAGCCCTTCGAGGTCCGCGAGGAGGGAAGCACCATCCACACCACCGGGTGGCTCCGGGAGGAGACGGGCCCGTCGGGGTCGGGGCTCCACTTCGACATCCGCGTCGGCTACCCGGGCGTCGTCCACCTGCGCTTCACGCCGCGGCTCCAGGGGGCGGTGGTATGCACGCCCATCGACACCGAGCACACGTGGATCTGCGCGCGCTTCCGCCAGGACTCTCTGCGCGTGCCGGTGCTGGGCTGGCTCGCCTCGCGCATGGCGCTCGCGCTCGAGTTCGGCTTCATCCAGCCGGACGACTACCGGATGGTCCGCCATAGCCTCCCGCGCTCCGGGGCGCTGGGGCAGGGCGCCATGGTGCGCGCGGACCGGGCCATCGTCGCATGGCATCGGCTGCACGAGGCCGCGCTCGGCCAGCACGGCGACACCGCCTCCGCGTCCTGA
- a CDS encoding TetR/AcrR family transcriptional regulator, producing the protein MAHARFHKLAPERRQAILDAAADEFAEHGFDGASYNRIIEQAGYSKGVAYYYFEGKEDLYATVLEGTVARLVGLVGEWAPPGDAEAFWRELRRSYFALLDFVIADERSARLLRGLSQARLNPKLQAAWQRFEAPMLGWLQRVLADGRAVGAVRTDVPEDLLLAALMGVGQATDLWLLEQWGRAGAPAMRRGAEQVFSLFEDLATQRPPRKPAGPKKR; encoded by the coding sequence ATGGCCCACGCCCGGTTCCACAAGCTCGCCCCGGAGCGCCGCCAGGCCATCCTCGATGCCGCCGCGGACGAGTTCGCGGAGCATGGCTTCGACGGCGCCTCCTACAACCGCATCATCGAACAGGCGGGCTACTCGAAGGGCGTCGCCTACTACTACTTCGAGGGCAAGGAGGACCTGTACGCCACCGTGCTGGAAGGCACCGTGGCGCGGCTGGTGGGGCTCGTGGGCGAGTGGGCGCCCCCCGGGGACGCGGAGGCGTTCTGGCGCGAGCTCCGGAGGAGCTACTTCGCGCTGCTCGACTTCGTCATCGCCGACGAGCGCTCCGCCCGGCTCCTGCGGGGCCTGTCACAGGCGCGGCTGAACCCGAAGCTCCAGGCCGCCTGGCAGCGCTTCGAGGCCCCCATGTTGGGGTGGCTCCAGCGTGTCCTCGCGGATGGCCGCGCGGTCGGCGCCGTGCGGACCGATGTCCCGGAGGACCTCTTGCTGGCGGCCCTGATGGGCGTGGGGCAGGCCACGGATCTCTGGCTCCTCGAGCAGTGGGGGCGTGCCGGAGCGCCCGCCATGCGCCGGGGCGCCGAGCAGGTGTTCTCCCTCTTCGAGGACCTCGCCACCCAGCGGCCGCCCCGGAAGCCGGCGGGTCCGAAGAAGCGCTGA